CTATGTCCGCAACTCCCGTGCCATCGGACTCCTGTGGGCCATCTTCACCATCCTGTTCGCCATCTTGAACGTGGTGATCTTCAGCCAGCCCTATTGGATCGGGGACGGCGTGGACACCCCACAGGCCGGCTATTTCGGCCTCTTCCACTTCTGCACCGGCGACGGGATCCAGAGAGAGCTCGACTGCACAGGGACCTTCACCGAGTTCGCTCAGATCCCTTCCACCGCGTTCAAGGCCGCGTCGTTCTTCATCGGGATGTCAATGATGCTGGTGATAGCTTGCATTGCTTCTTTCACTCTCTTCTTCCTGTTCTCCACCACCACCGTCTATAAGATCTGCGGCTGGATGCAGGGGGCCTCGGGTAAGTCAGAGAGTGCCGCTAGGTCAGCTTGTTTTTTGAGTAATGTCTTGGAAGTAGTCCTAAACCTTCCACCTGCAAGGTTTGTGTATAGCGTTTTAGGTTAGCTATATGCCTACAAATGAACTGAATATTATGTATTGTCAGCTTATCTGGCCTGGTAAAGTGATCAAAAGTTAACACATATGCCTATTATTTCAGTGTCTTCCTATGCATGGAACTAATCAAGTGTTAGGATTTCAGGTTTCATGTTAAGAAATAGACTAATGCGGACTGCCTGTGCACTGACACATTTTTGGCCCTATATTGTAACAATTCCAATGAATTAGGAAATAGCCCTATGTCTATCCATCTAGTATGTTTTCTGGTTAGGAGGGTATTCGGTCCTGCCGACTGTATGGTGGTAGGCAGGTGGTGCTGAACAAACAGCACTACTGTTTTAATCCTGTCTGAAAAGAGTGCTGAAAACAGATATGTAATGTGGCACTGTCCATTGTGCTGAAAGGAGAGCCATGTAGATTGGTTAGGTATTGCGATTGGCGCTGACAATGGTGCTGAAGGGACCTGTAGGGGTTGTAATGCTGTACTTATGTTGGTTGACTCTGAccatggtgctgaatggacaggcatgtatactgaacaaaaatataaacgcaaagtgtaaagtgttggtcccatgtttcgtgagctgaaataaaagatcccagaatttttccatacgcacaaaaagcttatttctttacaattttgtgcacaaatttgtttacatccctgttagtgagcatttatcttttgccaagataatccatccaccggaggagtggcatatcaagaagctgattaaacagcatgttcattacataggtgcaccttgtgctggtgacaataaaaggccactctaaaatgtgcagttttgtcacacagcaccatgccacagatgtcttaggTTTTGAGGGAgcctgcaattggcatgctgactgcagaaatgtccaccagagctgtttccagagaattgaatgttaatttctctaccataagccgcttacaatgttgttttagagaatttggcagtacattcaaccggcctcacaactgcagaccacgtgtaaccacaccagcccaggaacagagtatttctctctgtaatgaagcccttttgtggggaaaactcattcaAGTGGGTGGGCCCATACCCTCCCAAGCTCACCCAtgcctgcgcccctgcccagtcatgtgaaatccatcgattagggcctaatgaatttatttcaattgactgatttccttatatgaactgtaactcagtaaagttgttgaaatcatttaaaatattgcatgttgggtttatatttttgttcagtattggtTGGTTAGCGGGTGGTTCTGCAGGGAGAAATAGGTCACAGGTGCATGCAGTTCagaatacactgagtatacaaaatgtTAAGTatacctgctttttccatgacatggactgaccaggtgaatccaggtgaaagctatgatcccttattgatgtcacttgttaaatccacttcaattagtgtagatgaaggggaggagacaggttaaagaaggatttttaaggcttgagacaattgagacatggattgtgtacgggtgccattcagagggtgaatgggcaagacaaaacatttaagtgcctttgaatgggctatggtagtaggtgccaggtgcatcagtttgagtcaagaactgcatGGCTGCTGGGTTtcctgggctctggtcaaaagtagtacactattagtagtacactatataagaATTAGGGTAACATTTGGGACTTAACACcatcaacatacagtatatttactTAGTGTTTTTATGCTAATGTGAGATAATGCTAATGTGAAATAATATTTTAGAACATTCTAGTTCAGATTTTGTCAAATTCCTGGAATcttctttccttcctctccaatcAAGCTAAACATGTAAATAAGCATTGCATCAAATGGttcctactctctctttctctttttcccactctctctctgaccacacacacactgaacacacacccaaacacacatacaaTCCGAATGAGAAGGTGATTATTTGGAAGGAGTCCAGGTCTATAATGTGTTATCTTGGTCTGAATAAAGGCAGCAATAAGCCAGTCTTAATGAGGGCACCACTGTGCTCGTGGTGCTGCAGTTAGAGAGATGAAAGAGACGAGGGAAACAAGCAGCCTTTTCAAACCAACAGCagttgtgtgtggtggtgggggggggtatgtgggtgtgtgtgtgcgtgcgtgcaaggCGAGCTTCACTATTCATCAGAGTCAACTTCCATTACTTTTTGTTTCGCTCAAGGTTAGGTTAGGGAAGGCTTCTGCATATATCTGACGTGGCTTGGCTAGGGCAGTGGTGCACAGGTGGTTCACTTAACTTGCGTTCCTGATGTGACCCTTACCATAATGTTATGTTTTCTAGCCTCAAGATTAGAGAGTAATACAAATCAGTACAAGTCAATATAGgacacaactgttggaagcattggagtcaacatgggccagcgtccctgtggaacactttcaacaccttgtagagtccttgTAGATGtagaattaaggctgttctgctggcaaaagggagagggggggctgcaactcagtattaggaaggtgttcctaatgtttggtatactcagtgtatgtgagtgtatcagttaagtgtgtgagtgagcatatatctatatctctggaTCTCAGAGGTGCACTTCTCTCTCTCGGTTTAAAACCTGGGGAAAGAGCTGCGAAAAGGCTTCATGCAAAACCAAGGAAATAGGTTGCAGCGTTAATGAAAGAGTAAAAACCaccaggagacagaggaggagcagTAGGGTAGAGATTCTGTTATAGCTACTCAAAATGTCTACCATTCATGTGTGTAGTGCACTCCATGCGTTTCCTAAAAAGGCGATGAGCGCATAAGTGCTCCTTTTCGGTCCCACTCGCCACTACTCCCTTCCAAGGACTCAGTTCCCTACCTAGTCTTGAAAAGCCAACCCTAGGTAACTAGGGTCTGATTTAAATGACAGACTCTTTTGGTATAGAAAAACTACATCACTGCCTACGTCGCTACCTTATCCGCTTGAATAAAATGCTAAATAGTAGCTAGCAAGATGGACATCGTGGAGGTTCTTTTTAATGAGTGCATTTCGTAAGTGGATAGTTTGCATCAACTGCCTTGACTAAAACCGCGGCAAAGGTTTTGCCTGCAAACTTTGGTTTCAAATCGGAACGTTCTGGCATGTCTGCCTCATGAGTCTGATGTTATGGCTATGTTGGCTAGCTAAGTCCATGCGCAGAAACACGTCATCAGGTCTAATGGTCGTCTCGCGCCGAACTGCGCATACGCAAGCCATCAAATGAAAGACACTTCTTCGATATAAAGTTTCTGGCTAAATAAAAACgtttcagtttgtcactttcactatgttcaactacttaagacattggcttaAATCTAGGTTGTGCATTTCGATATCAAGAAAATTAAAAACTAAGGAAGAatctttcacttctctcattgacttatcaaaccccagcctggtctatttgatctgtttcgcaagcgttcccggaagtcttgcgatgttgcgcctctgggtttagaaactctgtgctttctccctctttctatccctcattctttctatccctctcgctctctgtcctctctcctccctcgcttCCTCTATCATCAGATCCTGCAGCTCTCCTCTTTGCAGTCTGTACACTAtgtgctccctctctccttttccctctctatcctcactctcttcctcttatCCTGGAGATCTCCACTTGGTGCACCAATTAACAGTGAAAAGCTTAACAAAGCCATCAGTGCAGGCAGTGCCCTTAGAGGCAACCAGAGCGTGAGGTCAGTGATAATTTCTCCTCTACAAattatgttgtcatgttgtgcacATTTTTATCTCCTTCCCTCTGTAGTTTCGGCTGTTGTTTTTCAGCCAGAACATTGGGAATAAGCTGTTGTTCCTGTAGTGAGAAACAAGCACATTGAAAATGACTCATTGGAGTGAACTAAGACATTACCTAGACTTAGAGAATGTGTGAGCTCAAGAACATTTAATCTATCGTACTGTTTAGGGTTATCTGCTTGTACAGATAACACTGCTTGTGCAGATAATAGCTATTTTGAGGAAGGATGGACCTATCGACACTGAGGAAGGGTGGATCTGTCAACACTGAGGAAGGATGGACCTATCAACACTGAGGAAGGATGGACCTATCAACACTGAGGAAGGATGGACCTATCAACACCGAGGAAGGATGGATCTATCAACACTGAGGAAGGATGGATCTATTGTAGGAATGACGCTGGAGAATAGAAGCAGGTATGGGGAGTTGACATTTAATTAGGAACTGACAtgtaacaggacaggaacagcgtcagaactGGGAAACACAAAGACAGATGACAcacaatgcagcagcggggaactgacaaatatagggaaggtaataaacaggtgattgagtgagtccaggtgagtccaatatcgctgatgcgtgtgatgagggaaggcaggtgtgcgtaaatgGTGGCAGAAGTGtgtaatgcagggcagcctggtgccctcgagcgccaggggggaagagcgggagtgggcgtgacagtacccccccctcacctGGGCGAGCCGGCCGAGACATGGGCGCTGGGCAAGCCCGCTGGAGGTAAACTCCCCACGAACCGGCATGGGCGTGGGAGCCTGGCAAGCCGGTTGAGGCATAggagcctgacgatccggctgaggcatgaatGCCCGTCGATCCTGCTGCGGCGTGGAAGCCCGATGATCCGGCGGAGCATGACATGGGATGGGAacctgccgagccaaccgaggcaaggaaacctctcgagccagctaggacgtggaagcctgacgagctggcttaggcacccccgtgctcaggtctgttcaacgctggtccgaacaatcggattccacgcttcaagattgcttcaatcacgtagactgggatatgttccgcatagcatcggaaaataacattgatgaatacgctgattcggtgagcgagtttattagcaagtgcattggtgATGTTATACCCAGAGGGTTAAAATATTCCCCAACCGAACTGCATACGCCGGGGACCCCTCCTCTGTCcaggggggggcggagggacctcccgcacctcagttTCTtgaagcggaccagccaccaccggcctgaggagagacacatgaaacgaggggttaatacggtaataagggggagctgtaacctataacacacctcgtttattctcctcaggactttaaatggccccacaaacctcggacccagcttccggcagggcaggcagaagggcaggtttcgggtcgagagccagacccggtcccccggtgcgaacactggggcctcactgcggtggcggtcagcgcttgTCTTCTGCCAACCTTTGGCCTGTTTAAGGTACCTGTGGGCGGCCTCCCAGGTCTCCCTCGTGCGCCTCATCCATTTGTCCACCAccggagcctcggtctgactctgatgccacggGACCAGGACCAGCTGATAACCCAACACGCACTGGAAGGGCGATAGGTTTgtagaggagtggcggagtgagttctgggccatctctgcccatggGATGAACTTCACCCACTCCCCGGGCCGGTCCTGgtaatacgaccgcagaaacctacccacatcctggttcactctctccacctgcccattactctcggggtgaaaacccgagagtgccagaagacgtgtgtaaacagggcctccgcagtctgtagggccgtagggagaccgggcaaaggaaggagatgataggacttagaaaaccgatccacaacgaccaggatcgtggtgttgccctgtgacgGAGACagatcggtcaggaagtccaccgacaggtgtgaccaaggccactgtggaacgggaaggggttgtaaccctctgggcaggtgcctaggagccttgcactgagcgcacaccgagcaggaggacacataaaccctcacgtccttggccaaagtggaccaccagtacttcccactaagacatcGCACCGTCCTACCGATGCccggatgacccgaggagggtgatgtgtgagCCCACCAGATCAACCTGTCGCGAACCTCAAGCGAAACGTACACCCGTCCAGCTGGACACTGTGGTGGATTAGGCTCTAAATGCGACGCCCACTCAATGTCCGTGTCtacctcccacaccaccggtgccaccagacaagaggccggaagtatgggagtaggatcgatgaaCCGCTCCTCCATATCATACagtcgggacagtgcgtctgacTTAGTGTTCTGGGAACCCGGTCTATACGAAATAGTGGACCTAAATTGggtgaaaaacatagcccaccttgcctggtgcccggatgtactccagattatggtggtcagtccagatgaggaaagggtgttgagccccctcaagccaatgtctccatacCTTCAGAGCTCTGacgacagccaacaactcccgatcccccacgtcatagtttcgcttcGCCGGGCTGAGGTTCCTCGAAAAGAGCGCAGGggtggagcttcggtggcgtacctgaGCGCTGTGAGAGCACGCCTCCAATCCCAGTCTCGGACacttccacctccactatgaatgctgaagagggatccggatgagccagcacgggagccgaggtaaacagagccttcaggcgaccaaaagctctgtccgcctcagccgaccaccgcagacACACCGGTCCCCCATTCAGCAGTgaagtaatgggagcagccacctgcccaaaaccccggataaacctccggtagtagttggcaaaccctaaaaactgcTGTACCTCCATTACCATGGTTggagtcagccaattacgcatggctgtaatgcggtcacactccatcaccaaccctgatgtggaaatgcgatatcctaggaaggagacgaCCTGTTTgaagaacaagcatttctcagccttgacgtacaggtcatgctccaacagtcacccaagtaccttgcgcaccagagacacatacGCAGGGCGTGTAGCGGAATATATgcgaatgtcatcgatataaaccaccacaccctgcccatgcaggtacCTGtgaatctcatctacaaaggattggaagactgctggagcattcttcaacccgtacggcatgacgaggtactcataatggccggatgtggtactaaacgctgtcttccactcatctccctcccggatacgcaccaagttatactCGCTCCTGAGATCCACTTTTTtgaagaagcgtgccccgtgaaatgactcaatcgccgtggcgatgagaggtagcgggtaactgtaccccacaatgatggaatttagacctctatagtcaatgcacggacgcagacctccctccttcacaaaaaagaaactcgaggaggcaggtgacgtGAAgagccgaatgtacccctgccccagagattcagagacatatgtctccatagccaccgtctcctcctgtgacaggggatacacgtgactcctgggaagtgcagcgtctaccaagagatttatcgcacaatcccctcgtcgatgaggtggtaattgggtcaccttctttttacagaaggcgatagccaaatcggcatctTCTGaaggaatgcgcacggtggagatttGGTCTGGTCTCTCCACCGTCGTTGCACCAATGGAAACTCCTacacacctgcctgagcactcctatgaccacccctttagagccctctgttgccacgaaatctTGGGGTTGTGACAGGCCAAGCAGGGAATCCCCAATCCTGGAaatgcaggagaatcaatgaggaagagacaaattctctcctcatgaccctcctgcgtaaccatgcccAGTGGAGCCGTGGCCTCcatgactagccctgaccctaatggtcgactatctaaagcGTGCACTGGGAAGCGTTTATCAATCCGAACaaggggatccctaaactatgcgCAAAACCgtggtcaataaaattccccactgcacctgaatctactagcgccttatgccggaaatgaggggaaaactcaggaaaggaaatcaacacatacatgtgaccaacaggggactctgggtgagcctggtgccgactcacctggggtgtccGAACAGTGCCCGGCCTGCCGTCTCGACTCCCTGAAGAGCCCCTTCAGCACCggtcagcagtgtgccctctacaACCACAGCTGGTACAGTGGTCACCTTTGCTGCAGCACCTCCTagctccatgggcgttggagcgGGGGGGATGGGGGGTGAAACTGACAGGGCCCAATCCGGACGTCCGTGGgtagccagcaagttgtccagccgaatggacatgtccaccagctggtccaaggtgagggtggtgtctaaAGGCTAGCTCCCTACAGACGTCCTCACGCAAACTGCACctatagtgatcgatcagggccctgtcgttccgtCCCGCgccggcggccaaggtccggaactctagggcaaagtcctgtgcgctccttgTCTCCTGCCTAAGatggaacagacgttcacccgccgctcggcCCTCAGGTGGGTGGTCGAACACTGCCCGGAAGCgtcgggtgaactctgggtagtggtcccttgCCGAGTCTGGCTCGTTCCACACcgtgttggcccactccagggcattGCCTAAGAGACAGGAGACGAAGGCGTTTACGCTCTCACCTCACGAAGGAGCCGGGTGAACGGTTGCCAGGTatagctccagctggagtaagaacccctggcacccggcagccgtcccatcgtactccctcgggagcgcgagccgaatTCCACTGGATCCAGGCAACGAAGGAGATGGTTGTGGGACTGGTTGGAGTGTGGCTGGTGGAGGTGTAGGAAGGCCACCTCTCTCCCATCTTTCCATTGTCGCCATCACCTGATCCATCGCGGTCCCCAGACGGTGTAATGCTGCCGTGTGGTGTTGCACGCGCTCCTCCATTGATGTCGGGAGCGCatcagctcctgctgactccatcataTTCCGGTGCGGGATTCGGTTGCGACATGTGTTAGAGGTCGGTgaaggagtcaagcgcaggagagcagagatgtccaAGTAGCGTCTTTAATAGGCAAGTCCACAACACAAAAAGGCCAGGTACAATACCAAAACAAGAAACCGCCATGACACAAGAGAACACAGTGCTCACGGAAGGAGGAAAACGATGCTCCTAAACTTATACATACTCAGTATAAACGTAAATAAACCTGAGGCACAACCTCAACGAGCAACATAACATgtataatcccgcacaaacctaagcAGGCAACAGGGGTAATTATACATGTAAACAGAGGCTCAGCTGGTATACCACGCTGGACCATGCGACAGCGGTGCAGGCAACAGGGGTAATTATACACACAGAAATTAAACCAAATGAACCCAGGTGTGAAAgaaccaaagacaaaacaaatggaaaaggaAAAATGGCTCGGTGATGGCTAGTAGGCTGGCGATGCCGACCGCCAAGCACCGCccaaacagggagaggaaccaccttcggtggaagtcgtgacaaaaagGATTTTTATTTAAGGACTCATACGCGAAGGATGTACTGCTTTCTCCAGAAtgggcccaaatccccatcatttgcgtgaagaaaagacggagaaaaAGGGGGCTGAGGTCggactgccttctgagaattctttAGCGAGTGAATAAACttccactgccatccgttctattggccaacgtgtaatcattggaaaataaaatggatgaccTATGATAAAGATTatactaccaacaggacattaaaaacgttaacctctatgggctaggtgggacgcttgcgtaacagccacttgcagcctgtggcgcgattttcaaaaccttaaaaatcctattacttcaatttctcaaacatatgactattttatagctatttaaagacaagactctcgttaatctaaccacactgtccaatttcaaaaaggctttagaacgaaagcaaaacattagattatgtcagcagagtaccaagccagaaataatcagacacccatttttcaagccagcatataatgtcaccaaaacccagaagacagctaaatgcagcactcacctttgatgatcttcatcagatgacaaccctaggacattatgttatacaatacatgcatgttttgttcaatcaagttcatatttatatcaaaaaccagctttttacattagcatgtgacgttcagaactagcataccccccgcaaacttccggggaattcgctaacattttactaaattactcacgataaacgttcacaaaaagcataacaattattttaagaattatagatacagacctcctctatgcactcgatatgtccgattttaaaatagcttttcggtgaaagcacattttgcaatattctaagtacatagcccaggcatcacgggctcgctatttagacacccggcaagtttagcactcaccataatcatatttactattataaaagtttgattaccttttgttgtcttcgtcagaatgcactcccaggactgctacttcaataacaaatgttggtttggtccaaaataatccatcgttatatccgaatagcggcgttttgttcgtgcgttccagacactatctgaaatggtaaagaagtgtcgcgcgcatggcaatttatgcaattttaaaaacattacaatacattcacagatttcataaCACAATGTGTTCCCAAagggcccctactccaccactaccacatatctacagtactaaatccatgtgtatgtatagtgcttatgttatcttgtgtgtgtgtatgcatgtgtctgtgccaatgtttgtgttgctttacAGTCCCATAAGgtttttaaaatcttttttttaaatctaattttactgcttgtgtcagttacttaatgtggaatagagttccatgtgatGGAGTGATGgctctatgtagtgctgtgtgcctcccatagtctgttttggacttggggactgtgaagagatctcttgtggcatgtcttgtgacgTATGCATGCGTGTCCGAGctatgtgccagtagtttagacagacagctcggtgcattcaacatctCAATACCTCTCATAAGTATTGCTTGCCTgatgtagaatacctcatgataagctgtagaccaaactatcaatcaagagagttctcatctatattatttgtagccatctatttaccaccacaaaccgatgctggcactaagaccacactcaaccagctgtataaggccataagcaaacaagaaaatgctcatccagaagcggtgctcctagtggctggggactttaatgcaggcaaacttaaatccattttacctcatttctaccagcgtgtcacatgtgcaaccagaggaaaaaaaactctagaccacttttattccacacacagagatgcgtacaagcTCTCCCCctcaatctgaccataattctatcctcctgattcctggtggtaagggtggtaagggtaggcaacaacacgtctgctacgctgatcctcaacattggggcccctcaggggtgtgtgcttagtcccctcctgtactccctgttcacccacgactgcgtgaccaaacacgactccaacaccatcgtaatatggacttggtattttatcaaataaggcaatcttctgtatgccacccctactttttcacaacccaactgattggctcaaatgcattaagaaggaaaaaaaatccacaaattaacttttaagaaggcaaacctgttaattgaaatgcattccaggtgactacctcatgaagctggttgagagaatgccaagagtgtgcaaagctgtcatcaaggcaaagggtggctatttgttttacacttttttggttactacatgtgttatttcagtgttgatgtcttcactatttgtcacgtcctgaccagcagagggtgtagttgtgtagtattttggtcaggacgtggcagaagatgtctgtgtatgtttgttctgg
The Salmo salar chromosome ssa16, Ssal_v3.1, whole genome shotgun sequence DNA segment above includes these coding regions:
- the LOC106573024 gene encoding LHFPL tetraspan subfamily member 3 protein isoform X2, which gives rise to MIPGSAASMLPSMSSEDIKLYQHNYVRNSRAIGLLWAIFTILFAILNVVIFSQPYWIGDGVDTPQAGYFGLFHFCTGDGIQRELDCTGTFTEFAQIPSTAFKAASFFIGMSMMLVIACIASFTLFFLFSTTTVYKICGWMQGASGVCLVMGCIIYPDGWDSDEVRRMCGEQTDKYSLGACSMRWAYILAIMGVLNALMLSFLAFVLGNRQDGLMTEELLAESKAGNA
- the LOC106573024 gene encoding LHFPL tetraspan subfamily member 3 protein isoform X1, producing MIPGSAASMLPSMSSEDIKLYQHNYVRNSRAIGLLWAIFTILFAILNVVIFSQPYWIGDGVDTPQAGYFGLFHFCTGDGIQRELDCTGTFTEFAQIPSTAFKAASFFIGMSMMLVIACIASFTLFFLFSTTTVYKICGWMQGASGVCLVMGCIIYPDGWDSDEVRRMCGEQTDKYSLGACSMRWAYILAIMGVLNALMLSFLAFVLGNRQDGLMTEELLAESKEAGNA